In Candidatus Poribacteria bacterium, one genomic interval encodes:
- the rph gene encoding ribonuclease PH, whose amino-acid sequence MAREDGRRPDELRPVRIKRHYIKHAEGSVLVATGDTRIICTASVIDQQPRFMRDQRIKNRGWVTAEYSMLPRSTSERMQREITRGGASGRTQEIQRLIGRSLRAAVDLYALEERTVWVDCDVIQADGGTRTASITGAFIALWDACQGLVKSGRIETFPITDNIAATSVGLVNGEALLDLCYTEDSTADVDMNIVMTGSGQFIEIQGTAEENPFSRDDYNQMLDLAVGGIQQLIRLQNRMMLEDLDEAGIGDA is encoded by the coding sequence ATGGCGAGAGAGGATGGACGCCGGCCAGATGAGTTGCGGCCGGTTAGGATTAAACGACATTATATCAAACATGCAGAGGGTTCAGTCCTCGTTGCAACAGGGGACACCCGTATTATATGTACAGCCTCCGTTATTGACCAGCAGCCTCGGTTCATGCGGGACCAGCGGATCAAGAATAGAGGTTGGGTAACAGCCGAGTACTCGATGTTACCGCGTTCGACTTCTGAACGGATGCAACGCGAGATAACCCGCGGCGGTGCCAGTGGTAGAACACAAGAGATACAACGTCTCATTGGTCGTTCCTTGCGTGCTGCGGTAGACTTGTACGCCTTAGAAGAGCGGACAGTCTGGGTGGATTGTGATGTCATCCAAGCCGATGGCGGCACACGCACTGCCTCGATTACAGGTGCGTTTATCGCACTCTGGGATGCGTGTCAAGGGCTTGTCAAAAGTGGAAGAATCGAAACGTTTCCTATTACCGATAACATTGCCGCAACGAGTGTCGGGCTTGTCAACGGTGAAGCCTTGTTGGATTTGTGTTATACGGAAGATTCAACAGCCGATGTTGATATGAATATTGTGATGACCGGTAGTGGTCAGTTTATAGAGATACAGGGTACAGCAGAGGAGAACCCCTTTTCGCGGGATGATTACAATCAGATGTTGGATCTTGCTGTTGGTGGTATACAGCAACTTATCCGATTACAAAATCGGATGATGTTGGAGGATTTAGATGAAGCTGGTATTGGCGACGCGTAA
- a CDS encoding non-canonical purine NTP pyrophosphatase, whose amino-acid sequence MKLVLATRNQGKVRELAEMLRRYRRGEVSSSARVGQPNPYGNAYEVVSLNAYPDAPEVIEDGKTYMENAAKKASVIAHYTGCLTLADDAGLEVDALNGAPGINSKRWAGEDATDAIRIAKLLQALEGVTDRRARFVAAIAVVHPDGTSLTKNARHIFQISENRVLGQGVLGICEGYIRHAPVGESGFGYDPVFVPDGYDETFAELGEKIKNQISHRAKALEKAREWLL is encoded by the coding sequence ATGAAGCTGGTATTGGCGACGCGTAACCAAGGCAAGGTACGGGAACTCGCGGAGATGCTGAGGCGTTATCGTAGGGGCGAGGTTTCCTCGTCCGCACGGGTTGGGCAACCCAACCCCTACGGTAACGCGTATGAGGTGGTCTCCTTGAACGCCTATCCGGATGCGCCAGAAGTTATTGAGGACGGCAAAACATATATGGAGAATGCCGCCAAAAAAGCGTCTGTCATTGCGCACTACACAGGTTGTTTGACGCTCGCTGATGATGCTGGCTTAGAGGTAGATGCGCTCAACGGTGCGCCCGGTATTAATTCTAAGCGTTGGGCAGGTGAAGACGCTACGGATGCGATCCGGATTGCGAAACTTCTTCAAGCACTTGAAGGTGTTACGGATCGACGTGCCCGTTTTGTTGCCGCGATTGCAGTCGTCCATCCTGATGGGACATCTTTGACCAAGAACGCGCGCCATATCTTTCAAATATCGGAAAATCGCGTTCTTGGTCAAGGCGTTCTCGGTATTTGTGAGGGATACATCAGACACGCGCCGGTAGGAGAGAGCGGGTTTGGCTATGATCCAGTGTTTGTGCCGGACGGTTACGATGAGACTTTCGCAGAATTGGGTGAAAAAATAAAAAATCAGATTAGTCATAGAGCCAAGGCGTTAGAAAAAGCACGGGAATGGCTTTTATAG
- the efp gene encoding elongation factor P has translation MAALNDLRNGLVIRLNDTIYTIVNCQHVKPGKGSAFARTKIKRVTDGAVLDRTFRSNETIETVRLMDHKMQYMYRDGDVLWFMDNETFEQHTLPISLVEDSLKFLKEGETVTVKMDGQVPLAVELPNFVELQIVETDPGLRGDTVSGGSKRATLETGGVVNVPLFVQNETRIKVDTRTGKYVERI, from the coding sequence ATGGCAGCACTTAACGATTTACGCAACGGGTTGGTTATCCGACTCAACGACACTATTTACACGATAGTGAATTGCCAGCATGTGAAACCTGGGAAGGGTAGTGCCTTTGCCCGAACGAAGATTAAACGTGTCACCGATGGTGCTGTTTTAGATCGCACATTCCGTTCTAATGAGACTATCGAGACCGTCAGGCTTATGGATCACAAGATGCAGTATATGTACCGAGATGGCGATGTGCTATGGTTTATGGACAACGAAACATTTGAGCAGCACACGTTACCGATAAGCCTTGTTGAAGATAGTTTGAAGTTTCTGAAAGAAGGAGAGACTGTCACCGTCAAAATGGATGGACAAGTGCCACTCGCGGTTGAACTTCCGAACTTCGTTGAGCTTCAAATCGTTGAAACCGATCCTGGATTGCGGGGTGATACCGTCAGTGGTGGTTCCAAACGTGCTACGCTTGAGACAGGTGGCGTTGTTAACGTTCCACTTTTTGTGCAAAACGAAACGCGTATCAAAGTTGACACGCGGACCGGAAAATATGTAGAAAGGATATAG
- a CDS encoding acetyl-CoA carboxylase, biotin carboxyl carrier protein, giving the protein MRQNRPKDKSQSGEQDYSDILELVERLAEVLDRADLTEVRVRDNEFEVQVSRYRGNPGGYEQMSSPQPTATGMAVGTPHLPGEKAEAEVDGDGQSVYISAPMPARFYRAPAPDESPFVQVGDTVSTGEPVGMLEVMKTYNPVEASFNCEILEILAEDGEAVEYSQPLFRVKQL; this is encoded by the coding sequence ATGCGTCAAAACAGACCCAAGGATAAATCTCAATCTGGGGAACAAGACTATAGTGATATCCTTGAACTCGTTGAACGGTTAGCAGAGGTGCTCGACCGCGCGGATCTCACGGAGGTCCGCGTTCGGGACAACGAATTTGAGGTGCAGGTCTCCAGATACCGTGGAAACCCGGGCGGCTATGAACAAATGTCTTCACCACAGCCAACCGCGACAGGTATGGCGGTGGGAACACCGCATCTGCCGGGAGAAAAGGCGGAAGCGGAGGTGGATGGTGATGGACAGAGTGTCTACATCAGCGCGCCGATGCCTGCGCGTTTCTATCGTGCGCCTGCTCCTGATGAATCACCTTTTGTGCAAGTTGGGGATACGGTCAGCACGGGTGAACCTGTTGGGATGCTCGAAGTTATGAAGACTTACAATCCTGTAGAAGCTTCTTTTAACTGCGAGATTTTAGAAATTCTTGCTGAAGATGGCGAGGCGGTTGAATATTCCCAACCTTTGTTCCGAGTGAAACAGTTGTAA
- the accC gene encoding acetyl-CoA carboxylase biotin carboxylase subunit, which produces MIKKILIANRGEIAVRVIRACKDMGIKTVAIFSTADEDALHVKYADEAYCIGPPPSAESYLKYANIIAVADFANVNAIHPGTGFLAEDAQFAEICEAHEIKFIGPSVTNIATMGDKVQARETVAKAGLKLVPGSRSGKRKNSKKGTVETADEAAQLAEKIGYPVGIKAVAGGGGRGIRIAENRPSLLTLFHTAKAEGEAAFGNGDVYIEKWIEEARHIEVQILGDLHGNVVHFGERECSIQRKQQKLLEEAPAASIPPKLRSEICKAAAKAAKAIGYTNAGTIEFVVDKDDNYYFLEMNTRIQVEHTISESITGTDLIKEQIRLAMGEQLGYNQSDIQTQGHAIECRINAEDPLNNFMPSPGLITNYHPPGGIGIRVDGCIYTGYTVSPHYDSLIAKLIASGRDREEAIARLKRALSEFKIEGIKTTIPLFQNILNDERFRSGTIFTNFLE; this is translated from the coding sequence ATGATAAAAAAGATACTAATAGCAAATCGCGGTGAGATCGCTGTTCGCGTTATCCGAGCCTGCAAAGACATGGGGATTAAGACGGTAGCTATCTTCTCGACCGCGGATGAAGACGCACTGCACGTTAAATATGCTGACGAGGCGTACTGCATCGGTCCCCCACCTTCAGCAGAGAGTTATCTCAAATATGCGAATATTATTGCAGTTGCGGATTTCGCAAATGTCAACGCCATTCATCCAGGGACGGGGTTTCTCGCTGAGGACGCGCAGTTTGCCGAGATTTGTGAGGCGCACGAAATAAAGTTTATTGGGCCTTCTGTCACGAATATTGCGACTATGGGGGATAAAGTGCAGGCACGCGAGACCGTGGCAAAAGCGGGCTTAAAACTTGTGCCGGGTAGCCGAAGTGGCAAACGCAAAAACAGCAAAAAAGGGACAGTTGAGACAGCTGACGAAGCCGCGCAGCTTGCGGAGAAGATTGGCTATCCTGTTGGGATCAAAGCCGTTGCCGGTGGTGGTGGGCGCGGTATCCGCATCGCTGAGAACCGCCCGAGTCTGCTAACCCTTTTTCACACGGCGAAGGCAGAAGGCGAAGCCGCTTTTGGGAACGGAGATGTCTACATAGAAAAATGGATTGAAGAGGCGCGGCATATTGAGGTCCAGATTTTAGGGGATTTACACGGCAATGTCGTCCATTTCGGTGAACGTGAATGCTCTATTCAACGTAAACAGCAAAAACTCCTTGAAGAGGCACCCGCTGCCTCTATTCCCCCCAAGCTCCGTTCAGAAATCTGTAAAGCTGCCGCTAAAGCTGCAAAAGCGATCGGTTATACAAACGCAGGCACTATTGAGTTTGTTGTTGATAAAGATGATAACTACTATTTCTTGGAGATGAATACGCGGATTCAGGTGGAACATACTATCTCTGAGAGCATAACCGGTACTGATTTGATCAAAGAACAGATCCGGCTTGCAATGGGGGAGCAGCTTGGGTACAATCAATCCGATATTCAGACCCAGGGACATGCCATTGAGTGTAGAATTAACGCTGAGGACCCCTTGAACAACTTCATGCCTTCCCCAGGGCTTATCACAAATTACCATCCACCGGGCGGTATCGGTATCCGGGTTGATGGATGTATCTACACCGGATACACTGTGTCGCCGCACTACGATTCACTCATTGCGAAGCTTATTGCGTCCGGTAGGGATCGGGAAGAAGCGATTGCTCGGTTGAAACGCGCCTTGTCCGAATTCAAGATTGAAGGCATAAAGACCACAATCCCCCTCTTCCAAAATATTCTCAACGACGAACGTTTTCGCAGCGGAACCATTTTTACGAACTTCTTAGAGTAG
- a CDS encoding CRTAC1 family protein translates to MRFFLLTLAIVVLTPVTLQAETTFVDVTDAAGIHFQHSSGTRYGLLPEDMGSGAGFADIDNDGDIDLYVANIPHSLVQDVHPDSKTNVLYRNNGDGTFTDITDTAGVGHKGYGMGCVFADYDGDGNIDLYVTNYGANVLYRNNGDGTFRDVTTTADVGCELWSTGAAFADVDGDNDLDLYVCNYVTYDLEKLEQMQEESLQSGKPVPSALNPHVFEPQDNVFYRNNGDGTFRDATAELGIAAPGGRSMQCLFSDFDNDNDLDLYVANDTSVNYVYRNAGDGTFTDVSDDSWAADFRGSMGLTAGDYDSDGDVDLFMSHWVDEENALYRNLLVESGLQNPPTSEHIRFVDESYSAMLAEVGIKQIGWGTALFDYDNDGDLDIFVTNGSTFQELRNPEVLIPQADALYRNDDDGTFTDVSESTGIAALPTRVGRGATFGDYDNDGDVDIFIVNNHAPATLLRNEGGNRNNWLHVELVGTDGNRNAIGAKIQLKTADRTQIREIYAGDSYMSSNSFIAEFGVGNTTQIETLQVTWVNGETQARHNIPANQRIRITQE, encoded by the coding sequence ATGCGTTTCTTCTTGCTTACGCTTGCGATAGTCGTTTTAACACCCGTGACGCTACAGGCGGAAACTACCTTCGTTGATGTCACAGACGCGGCGGGGATCCATTTCCAACATTCGAGCGGAACGCGTTACGGTCTACTCCCGGAAGATATGGGGTCTGGTGCGGGTTTTGCTGATATAGACAACGATGGCGACATTGATCTTTACGTTGCCAATATCCCCCATTCACTTGTACAAGATGTTCATCCCGATAGCAAAACAAATGTACTTTATCGTAACAACGGGGATGGCACGTTTACAGATATTACCGATACTGCGGGTGTTGGGCATAAAGGATACGGCATGGGGTGTGTCTTCGCAGATTACGATGGTGATGGCAATATTGACCTGTATGTAACGAATTATGGTGCGAACGTCCTGTATCGCAACAACGGGGATGGTACTTTTCGGGATGTGACCACAACTGCCGATGTCGGTTGTGAATTGTGGAGCACGGGTGCTGCCTTCGCAGATGTGGATGGCGACAACGACCTTGATCTCTACGTTTGCAACTATGTTACCTACGATTTAGAGAAGCTTGAGCAGATGCAGGAGGAGTCTTTACAATCTGGTAAACCGGTGCCGAGCGCGCTGAATCCACATGTCTTTGAGCCACAGGATAATGTTTTCTACCGTAATAATGGAGACGGGACCTTTAGAGATGCAACTGCCGAATTAGGGATAGCGGCACCCGGTGGCAGGAGTATGCAGTGCCTCTTTAGCGACTTTGATAATGATAACGACTTGGACCTATACGTCGCAAATGACACCTCTGTGAACTATGTCTATCGCAATGCAGGGGATGGCACTTTCACCGATGTGAGTGATGATTCGTGGGCAGCGGATTTTCGGGGTTCTATGGGATTAACTGCTGGCGATTACGATAGCGATGGGGACGTTGACCTCTTTATGAGTCATTGGGTCGATGAAGAAAACGCGCTTTACAGAAATCTTTTGGTGGAATCGGGTTTACAAAACCCTCCTACCAGCGAGCATATCCGGTTCGTGGATGAATCCTATTCTGCGATGCTGGCTGAGGTGGGCATCAAACAGATCGGTTGGGGCACCGCACTTTTCGACTACGATAACGATGGCGATTTGGACATCTTTGTTACAAATGGCAGTACCTTCCAAGAACTGAGGAATCCAGAAGTGCTTATTCCGCAAGCAGATGCCCTGTACCGCAACGATGACGATGGCACTTTCACCGATGTTAGTGAAAGCACAGGTATTGCAGCACTCCCGACACGTGTCGGTCGTGGCGCGACGTTTGGGGATTACGACAACGATGGCGATGTCGATATTTTCATTGTCAACAACCATGCACCCGCGACCTTATTGCGCAATGAAGGCGGAAATCGCAACAATTGGCTGCACGTTGAATTGGTTGGAACAGACGGGAACCGGAATGCTATCGGCGCGAAGATTCAACTCAAAACGGCGGATCGGACGCAGATACGAGAGATTTACGCCGGTGACAGTTACATGTCCTCTAACAGTTTCATCGCTGAATTCGGTGTAGGAAATACTACACAGATTGAGACTTTGCAGGTTACATGGGTGAACGGAGAGACCCAGGCACGTCATAACATACCGGCAAACCAACGCATCCGTATAACTCAGGAATAG
- a CDS encoding tetratricopeptide repeat protein — MRNYFYLSISIFLILFACGEDATIKRGKALLETGDTTAAIQQFEAALKQNPSNAEAYYQLGLVYEGLGDTTESSNAFKSAAKLAPKRAEVRLALGRLYWHNGDRSGALAQFQNLLSDSPKKEILLQLAGLTGDAYHVQRLRTEGSDDYEQTFTEKGNIMTFTAKDNDDYSPAISPDGKWVAFASNRLQNAELYLIDLTDRSLRQLTHTDELDEYMPAFSPDGKSIVFVTERTRGGMMLPPVQASGSDPSRASIYLMDIDGRNQRPLVDAEGADRAPVFSPDGKKIAFESKAPTQEVASTPGSTENNDTLEIYVIDIDGSSKTQLTHNDVDDGHPTWSPNGKQIAFSSMVENIYQIFIVNAAGGAAKQLTFSDASHYHPIFSSDGKRILYVSNAHNHYTLWMMNIDGTHKTQLTNHIGAHFEPSLSQDGKKLVFSSDRSDHMRIYLMDLAQPVQKEALKARLAGF; from the coding sequence ATGCGCAATTATTTTTACTTATCTATCTCTATATTCTTAATCCTGTTCGCGTGTGGTGAAGATGCCACAATTAAGCGCGGCAAAGCACTGCTTGAAACGGGCGACACGACTGCTGCCATTCAGCAGTTTGAGGCAGCACTAAAGCAAAATCCTTCCAATGCGGAGGCTTACTATCAACTCGGTTTGGTGTATGAGGGATTAGGAGATACTACGGAATCAAGTAACGCCTTCAAAAGTGCCGCGAAGTTGGCTCCAAAACGTGCAGAAGTCAGACTCGCACTCGGACGCCTCTATTGGCACAACGGTGACCGTTCCGGTGCGCTTGCCCAGTTTCAAAACCTGCTCAGCGATTCTCCGAAAAAAGAGATTCTCCTTCAATTGGCGGGACTTACTGGCGATGCCTACCACGTCCAACGTCTCCGTACCGAAGGCAGCGACGATTACGAACAGACTTTTACCGAAAAGGGGAATATCATGACGTTTACTGCGAAGGACAACGACGACTATAGTCCGGCAATCTCGCCTGATGGAAAATGGGTCGCCTTCGCATCGAATCGTCTCCAGAACGCCGAATTGTATCTTATAGATCTCACGGATCGTTCACTTCGCCAACTCACACACACCGACGAACTTGACGAATATATGCCAGCCTTTTCACCGGACGGGAAGTCAATCGTTTTCGTTACAGAACGCACTCGCGGAGGCATGATGCTCCCACCTGTCCAGGCAAGCGGTTCTGATCCGAGTCGTGCTTCCATCTATCTCATGGATATTGACGGGCGAAACCAGCGTCCACTCGTTGATGCAGAGGGCGCGGACCGCGCCCCCGTTTTTTCACCTGATGGCAAAAAAATTGCCTTTGAATCCAAAGCACCTACACAGGAGGTCGCGAGCACGCCTGGGAGCACAGAAAATAACGATACGTTAGAAATTTATGTCATTGATATTGATGGCAGCAGTAAGACGCAGCTGACACATAACGATGTGGACGACGGACATCCTACATGGTCGCCGAATGGGAAGCAGATCGCCTTCTCTTCAATGGTAGAGAACATCTATCAGATTTTCATTGTCAATGCGGCAGGCGGGGCAGCGAAGCAGTTAACCTTTTCGGACGCAAGCCATTATCACCCGATCTTCAGTTCAGATGGTAAACGGATTCTCTATGTCTCAAACGCACATAACCATTATACCCTCTGGATGATGAACATTGACGGAACGCACAAGACCCAGCTCACAAACCATATCGGTGCGCATTTTGAACCGAGCCTCTCACAAGACGGAAAGAAACTTGTGTTTAGTTCAGACCGTTCGGATCACATGCGGATCTATCTCATGGATTTGGCGCAACCCGTTCAGAAAGAAGCATTAAAGGCGAGATTGGCGGGCTTTTAG
- a CDS encoding DNA methyltransferase — protein sequence MNIKSKTIFTGDNLPIMRGINSESVDLIYLDPPFNSNANYAAPIGSKAAGAEFKDTWTLDDVDNAWLDLIETKHPALNRVIHAAMTDSDKSYLIYMAARLLEMKRILKNTGSIYLHCDTTMSHYLKLVMDAVFGKGNFRNEVVWKRTAAHNDSAIYGSVHDTILYYSKGDTPTLNEQYQPYSDEYLKRYKHTDENGKRFLDRDLTAGSLSGGGYQYEWNGITKIWRCPFTTMQEYDKSGKLYYTRNGTPRLKQFLDDMPGVPVQDVWIDIPPINSQAKERVGYPTQKPLSLLDRIIKASSNKSDVVFDPFCGCATTLVAADRLQRDWIGIDISEKASELVVERIKTDQGLFENVIKRTDIPRRTDLGDILRYNHPKNKTQLYGEQSGYCNGCGTHFEKQHLEIDHIIAENVGGTDHIENLQLLCSHCNRVKGERGQEYLISRLNKG from the coding sequence ATGAATATTAAGTCAAAGACGATATTCACGGGTGACAATTTACCTATAATGCGTGGGATAAATAGTGAATCAGTAGATTTAATCTACCTTGATCCACCTTTTAATAGCAATGCCAACTACGCAGCACCTATAGGTTCAAAAGCTGCTGGTGCGGAATTCAAAGATACGTGGACGCTTGATGATGTTGACAATGCTTGGCTTGATTTAATTGAGACAAAACACCCCGCACTCAACCGAGTTATCCACGCGGCAATGACGGACTCCGATAAATCTTACCTCATTTACATGGCTGCTCGGTTACTGGAAATGAAGCGTATTCTGAAAAATACTGGCAGTATCTACCTACATTGCGATACGACAATGAGTCATTATCTCAAGTTAGTTATGGATGCGGTGTTTGGGAAGGGAAACTTTCGGAATGAGGTTGTTTGGAAACGAACCGCAGCACATAATGATTCTGCAATTTATGGGAGTGTTCATGACACTATACTCTACTATTCAAAAGGTGATACCCCCACCCTTAATGAGCAATATCAACCCTATTCTGACGAGTATCTCAAGAGGTATAAGCATACGGATGAAAATGGTAAAAGATTTTTGGACAGAGACCTAACCGCTGGCTCTTTAAGTGGCGGTGGGTATCAGTACGAATGGAACGGCATTACTAAAATTTGGCGGTGTCCGTTTACCACTATGCAGGAATATGATAAATCTGGTAAGTTATACTACACTCGCAATGGAACACCGAGATTAAAGCAATTTTTAGATGATATGCCGGGTGTGCCTGTTCAAGATGTTTGGATTGATATACCCCCGATAAACTCACAAGCCAAAGAAAGGGTTGGCTATCCAACCCAAAAGCCACTTTCCCTCTTAGACCGCATTATCAAAGCCTCGTCTAACAAAAGCGATGTCGTTTTTGATCCATTTTGCGGTTGTGCGACAACTCTCGTCGCAGCAGATAGGCTTCAACGGGATTGGATAGGTATTGACATATCAGAGAAAGCATCTGAATTAGTTGTTGAACGGATTAAAACAGATCAGGGACTGTTTGAAAATGTCATCAAACGCACGGATATTCCGAGACGCACAGATTTAGGTGATATTCTGCGATATAATCACCCTAAAAACAAGACCCAATTATATGGAGAGCAAAGCGGGTATTGTAACGGATGTGGTACACACTTTGAGAAACAACACCTTGAGATTGACCATATTATCGCAGAAAATGTTGGAGGGACTGACCATATTGAGAACCTTCAACTGCTTTGTAGCCATTGTAACAGAGTTAAAGGTGAACGCGGGCAAGAATATCTTATCTCAAGGCTGAACAAAGGATAA
- a CDS encoding nucleotide-binding protein, which yields MKDKELPKLLKSRAEASKKIQDRINEGKRLTEISATSKDDLTNLKHESRKWCDYNKTLFDTLFDISPLPDSHGVSWGRMAWVIGRDYTADDIKDHKKDIISWFNQLQSILGQLDLYEVLPKNTKEPLEHSTANNKKARIFIAHGRSHLWREFKDFLVETLGLEYEEFDRISAAGKSINSRIKEMLDKSCMAFLIMTGEDEHSDGSVHARQNVIHEIGKCQDRFGSERTIILLEEGCEKFSNIDGIIYISFTNGKIKETFGDVVSVLKRESIIRIELCTQ from the coding sequence ATGAAAGACAAAGAACTTCCAAAGTTACTTAAGAGTAGAGCAGAAGCCTCTAAAAAGATACAGGATCGGATTAACGAGGGGAAAAGACTTACTGAAATTTCAGCAACTTCAAAAGATGATCTGACCAATCTTAAACATGAGTCCCGAAAATGGTGTGATTACAACAAAACTCTTTTTGACACTCTTTTTGATATATCACCTTTACCAGATTCACATGGGGTTTCTTGGGGAAGAATGGCATGGGTCATAGGTCGTGATTACACAGCTGATGACATAAAAGATCATAAAAAAGACATAATATCATGGTTTAATCAACTTCAAAGCATATTAGGACAATTGGATTTATACGAAGTATTACCAAAGAATACAAAAGAACCTTTGGAGCATAGTACTGCAAATAATAAAAAAGCGAGAATATTTATTGCACATGGTCGTTCACATTTATGGCGAGAATTTAAGGATTTTTTGGTGGAAACATTAGGTCTTGAATATGAAGAATTTGATCGTATTTCAGCAGCAGGAAAATCTATCAACAGTCGTATAAAAGAAATGTTAGACAAATCATGTATGGCATTCTTGATAATGACAGGCGAGGACGAACACTCAGACGGTTCAGTACATGCACGTCAAAATGTAATCCATGAAATAGGAAAGTGTCAAGATAGATTTGGTTCTGAAAGAACAATCATTTTACTGGAAGAAGGTTGTGAGAAATTCAGTAACATTGATGGGATTATATACATTTCATTTACTAATGGGAAAATAAAGGAAACTTTCGGAGATGTTGTTAGTGTTTTGAAACGAGAATCCATAATTAGAATAGAACTTTGTACTCAGTGA